The Setaria viridis chromosome 6, Setaria_viridis_v4.0, whole genome shotgun sequence genome contains a region encoding:
- the LOC117860735 gene encoding uncharacterized protein, which produces MSSHFLLIVLVASILHVAYATAATTSANLTADAAATAYDILEKNNLPRGLLPKGVQSYNLSPDGKFEVTLPGECDFPVTFGGQDFKFRFASTVGGVIQAGSIHEVYGVRVQIKFGWLGLRQVDRAGDQLTLQVQQFTQTFPTSTFAVSPSCS; this is translated from the coding sequence ATGTCCAGTCACTTTCTCCTTATTGTCCTCGTGGCTTCCATCCTTCATGTGGCATATGCTACAGCAGCAACAACTTCGGCGAACTTGACAGCAGATGCGGCCGCGACGGCGTACGACATTCTAGAGAAGAACAACTTACCGCGTGGCCTTCTCCCAAAGGGCGTGCAGTCATACAATCTCAGCCCAGATGGTAAATTTGAGGTAACCCTTCCTGGCGAGTGCGACTTCCCCGTCACCTTCGGTGGCCAAGATTTCAAGTTTCGTTTTGCAAGCACAGTCGGCGGCGTCATCCAAGCTGGATCCATCCATGAGGTGTATGGCGTGAGGGTGCAGATCAAGTTTGGGTGGCTTGGGTTAAGACAAGTCGATCGTGCTGGTGACCAGCTGACGCTCCAGGTGCAGCAGTTCACGCAAACATTTCCAACCAGCACCTTTGCCGTGAGCCCATCCTGCAGCTAA